CTAACTTGTAGAAAACTATCACTTTTTTCCACATTCAAATAAATATACCACAGGGGTATAATAGCACTTGTGTGGCAACTTATTTGAGATAAGAACTTCAAATTGAgagttaaaatatgtataaaaatgaaaagaggggcacctgggtgcctcaactggttaagtgtctaactcctgattttggctcaggtcatgatctcagggttgtgagatcaagccccagatcgGGCTCTGTactgagtggggagcttgcttaagactgactctctccctctccctgggcctctgcccctccctctccttaaaaaaaaaaaaaaagaaagaaaaagaaatggtagaTTTCCGTTAAAGATCCTAGTTTACTCTTAGCCttcaaataataaagaacaagaaGGATCATGCGGCACCAAAAAGCACTGTAAAAAAGTTCATTTCATTCAAAGTTTtaggaaaaaagtacaaaaatctCTGGAGTTGCAAAAACATAGATGCAGAGGAATAGTCATGATTTCAGTTATGGACATATAGGAAATACTACATATTTCACTTTATTATCGTACAAATACTTTCCATAAATTATGTATCTCAAGGAGGAGAAATGTTAGtatgtacaaaaaagaaaagaaaaaggctctGGGTATAGTTTTGGGGTCTAATATTGGGTAAAGACGTACTCATATGCCCCTTTTAGTTTAACAGATATTTCATTAAAAGTGGTATAATTCATACAGTTGTCCATAATTGAACATATGGCAGTAAAGTGCATGGGCTCTGGGGTTGGAGTGCTTGGATTTACACACTGCCTATTTTCTTACTCATTAGCTGGCTGACAGCAAATCACTTATGACCTCTCTAGGCCTTAGCAGAAGAGGCTACActctgcacagtgcctggcacacagtgaacACTCAGTCAATGCTGCTATTTTTAGTAGAAGAAATAGTTTTACAGTGCTCAAACTGTGGTATAGACTTCTTACCTTTCTGTTTCTGGATTTCTGAGgtgtttttcttgatttttggaCCACAATAAAACTCCCAGAAGCACCTTTTCCTTTTACCTAAGATAAATTTAGTTGcaataatcaatatttttaaattattctggtATTAATATTTATACCTTTATACTAGTCCAAGAAAAGTACAGGGCATGGTGATACAAGAACTAACGTAAAGTGCTGTTCAACccttcagagaaaaaagaacaatggaTAGACTGAAAGACTTGGGATTGAATCCTATTTATGGTAACCATCTAGCCATTCAGTATTGGACAACTCCATAAAGCCTCTGAGGTGGTTTCCACATCTATGAAATTTAGAAGAATGCTATTGTGATACCAGGTTAGTCTACAAGCTTTCCACCCCCTAAAAAAGTACCATGAAAGAGGAACAACCTcttggggaaaatgagaaaacctCTACCTTGAAAGGAAGATCATTCCTTGGCAAAAGTTTATAGATTTATAGCTCAAACTATAGTACTTCCCAGATCGCCCATTAGTGATTATTACTGTACATGGGAATAGTTATCTAATTAATTCTTAGCCACCCCATATGGTATGTGTAAGTCTTACCACACATTTccacagtttacaaagcactttcacagaACTTTAAAGCTGACTGGCACTAACCTGAGTCCTCCACACCTTAGCTTTATTTGTGCTACTATGAATGTAGCAATCAAGCTGAAATGCTTTCAGCCTATAAACTGTTGTTTAAGCATCAAACTGAGGTCAGCCTATGAGGCAAGAATAGGTCATAAActatatttcataaaaacaaaaacaaaaccccacgaAGCCAGCTCATAAACTGTGCTGACATACACTATGATAAAGGACAAGTCTTTGGGTCTATTTACATTGGTTAGATAATACCTTTTAATCAGGGACTGTTTTAAAGGCCATACAAATATCAGTTATACAACATTTTGAGAAAGCTGTTAACAGGTTAACTTCACAGCAGGAATCTGCTTTACTCACTGATGGGTCCCcaagcacctggcacacaggaacAATATGTATTTGTAGAATGAAGTACTTGCTGAAAGTTCCTAATCAGAATTTAAATGCCTGAGTGGCACAGAATTCTGTATTAATCAAATAGTGCAGAAAGGTGTGAAAGGCAACAGGACTCTTGGAATGCAGTTAAATAGGCCCTTTGAACCATTTTTGCCACTACCATGGGATCGTGGTAATTTTTATGAATCTAAGCAATATTTTTATGTACTAAGCAAAATAACATGGACTTATGCCTGAAATCAATACTGGTTTTAGTACTAGTATCAATTTACTCAGGCTTCTCTGATGCTCCTAACAAGCTTTAATACTGTTAAGTTAAAGTGAACTTATTTGCAAATACGTAACAGTAGTAAGTCTAGTCACATAACTcaggctttaaaacaaacacaagacAAGAATAATTTTTGCTGCTGCAATAAAATGATTCCTTAACCCCACCTCTCATCTTCAGTACTACATGATCTCAAGCATAAGTGGCCCCCAAAGAAAATCcattgatggggcacctgggtggctcagctgattaagcatctgactcttgatttcagctcaggtcatgatctcaagcctTGTGTAGGTCTCTgcgctcagcctggagtctgcttaagattttctccctctctctctctgcccatccttccccccacccccagctcatgcatcggtgcatgctctctaaaaaaacagataacaaataaaatttataaaagtacAAGGAAAACTAGAAACAAATTACACTATCATAATGCTTTTGCTCTCCAGAAGAATTAGCTTATCAAAGATAACTGGCACCCGTGATTCTGAAACCTAGtctcaaataataaaactagGTTAAGCTTAAGCATTTTATCATCATGTTAATTTACACAAGATGACACAAAAAGCCTAAATGTTATTGTGGACTTACAGTtaatacatgttgaaatgatcTTATCCCACAATAATTGTTTAATACCTGCTTGATGACACCTctatttaattctcttttcagtGCTTGTTTAAGGAGGTAGCCCCTTCTCTCCAGCTCCAGAGAAGGGTACTTATGGATAATGTATTTTCGAATAGCAACCACTGATGCACCACTCTTCTGGAAACATGCCTAGAAAACAGATTTACCAAACCATACACATTACTTTATACTAGCTGCTTTTCATTAGAGAATCTGACAcatgtttcaaaattattttggaggTGAACTTGACAAAGGATGATAAAAATGGCAGGGAAGAATGGCTAGCATTTCAGGTAACTTCAGTTCATCATTGCTgctgagaaatacagaaatacagtattttcgcaacaataattttaatttagttcaaGACAAGCAAAAAGAAGATACAACATAGGAACAACATTCTGTGTGTCAAGGAAGaacctttttccattttaattctattctgtatttaaaagacatggggcgcctgggtggcacagcggttaagtgtctgccttcagctcagggcgtgatcctgagcgttatgggatcaagccccacgtcaggcttttccactgggagcctgcttcctcctctcccactccccctgcttgcgttccctctctcgctggctgtctctatctctgtcgaatagataaataaaatctttaaaaaaaataaaaaaataaataaaaaataaaagacagctcTCTAgcactaaaatgaagaaaaaagaacgtTTTATTAGTTGTAGGACTACAGCTCTGGTTCATTTTATGGAATGAGCTTTAAGCACACCAGGACCAATGTTTCTCTATAGGCTTTCTGTGAATGTCACCAGAGAACATAAGCAAAGATAATCTGAATAAATGGCATAAAACTGGTTTACAGATGGCAAAATTTTAGGCAGAGTTTTGGGTAACAATCAGGGCATTCGATTGTGACTTAAAATGCCCTCTTCCATTTCCATCCAATTTATCTATATTCCATTTGATTAATGCCCATGGAAGACTTAAGTAGGTGATTAAGTCATGAAGGTggcaaatttttttcaaatgctttcatTCTGAAGCACATGTAAGGAGCATCTGTTATCTACCTAATGGGTTAGTCCACCAATTTTTTGTTGCCACTGTCTATAAACTGAACGTGGCACTTATTCATTCTCACTGGATAAACACTTGGTTGAATGCTATTTTATATACTttgacaataaagaaaaattgtacCACATAAAACAAAGGTGTGTTAATATGGTTCAATCTACTTCAAGCAAGTACCTCTGATCTATTACAACCTATTAAAGTTTACTCCTGAtcttttcagaaaatacaaagaaaactgagCAGAAAAGAACTCTCTAATGCTAAAACAATTCCATGCTCCACCATACTGACATTGAGATGCAAGTAGACATCAGGACTCCTGTTTATTCACAAGATGGAATCAATGGTCTGAAATCATGATTTGTTACATTGcatggaacacacacacacacacacgcactcattTGTACAAATACACACAATCAGAATTAAACTATCCTTTATGCTTAattatactgttttaattttttgtttcactattttaaaattttagtccCTTCTCCAACCTCACTGTATCCCTAACTCCTCAAAATATAGGCTGAGAGGTCATGAAGTGAAATCCTGGAAGAAAGGCTATACGCTATACGAAGAAAACAGATCTCACTACAGTCAAGCTATCTAGACCAAGAAAGTTTTAAGGACTTGGAAACACTCTTGAAAAAGTGCAGAGAGAGGTCTGAAGGCAAAACCTTTTCCAGTTTATGTGTCATTCTCGAATGACCACTAGGCTGCTCTTTTCTCTGTACACCACCTTTGATTACATTGGTCTTTATCCCTCTTTCCCCAATTCTGACTGAGGTCCCAGCAAAAAGGTCCCTAAAATGAGGGTGTCTTGTTAATTTGCATGATGAGATGATAAGAAGAGCTGGTGAGATTATCATCTTATCATGCAAATTAGCAAAGTAAAAGTAAccagaaaaatttaaacaaaaaaggtaAGGTCAGATTAGAAGATAACCTTTTAAGAAAGCTACGTGAGCACTCGAAAGTTAATGGGAGTCAGTGGATTGATTACAGCAAAGTCATAAAGCTGTGCAAGAATTGCTGATGATGAAGAGGGTTTCTTAGAACTCAGGTGAGAAAGCTAGCTATTACCAGTATTAGACACTCAGCTTTGAAAATGGACCTAACgataatgtatctttttaaaataaaaatcctctatGCTATTCAGTTACTCTCAGTCACAATCAGACTTCATAAGGACAAAGATGACCCTGTTCGTTTCACTCTCTGCTATATCCTTAGCAGGGTTACAGATACAGAGAAGTTAGtccttaaatgtttgttgaatgaattaacagGTTCATCGTTCAAATAAATACTATACTTAACCAATAAActtagcaaaaaaacaaaatctaaagttaaaaatacttgctataataaatttgaattaaaaaattaacagtgcTCACCatgtgattttcttaaaaaacaaaaacaaaaagaaaacatgaattttacAACGGCTTTCTTCTACTTAAGTATCTTTTAGGAAGCAGAGTAAGATTTCTTATGTCTGGACAGGAATATGCCATTTTCAAATAACccaaaaatgaacagaataaatCTAAGATGAACTGCTTGTAATAAAAACTTGCCTTAATGGCCTCAGTTAGGATTGCATCCATCTTGGGACGTGGGGAGGAAGCCATCGGTGTTTGTTTCTGGGCCCTGGCTAGCTGGCTGGCAGAAAGGGTAGCCCAGGAAGgtattgtttttttcactttcttctccttttctttagaCTGATCTTTctcactttaaaacaaagaacttTTATTATGCAAAGTAAACTCTGCAGAAAGAGATATAAAGTCAGAAAGAAGAATAGACAAGGGAaggataaaaattaatgttttatttccacACTAAAGTGATATAGGAAATGAGCaaatgttcacaaaataaaatctttttaaaaaattggatacTACAAATGAACCAAAAAGGTGTTTTCTCTTAGGTGTAGGAGAGAGGAGTCAGATAAATTAGCACTGGTACAAAGGGCCGGCACActaaagaaatgagaattttaaaacatattctaaCAACTACAACAGCTGTCATCTAGCACAGTTCAGAACTCAAGCTGTGACGTTGGAAGACCTGGGTTTGGGTTTTTGCTCTCACATttactagctatatgaccttgCCAGGTGACCTGAGTCTCAGCCTCCTCAGCTGTAAAACAGTAATATAAGGCCAAATATTTTACAAGTTTATTGCAAGAATTATGAGATTATGTTTGTAAAAACAATTTTGTGAGCCATAAAGCATTACACAAATTGTATTCTAAATAATAACAACTCTGTGCACCTAAAATACAGGGTAGCTGCTAAAAAGTCCAgagcactggggcgcctgggtggcacagcggttaagcgtctgccttcgactcacggcgtgattccggcgttatgggatcgagccccacatcaggctcctccactatgagcctgcttcttcctctcccactcccccttgcttgtgttccctctctcgctggctgtctctatctctgtcgaataaataaataaaatcttaaaaaaaaaaaaaatgctaaactgttaacaggatttcttttcctttcaaaaaaaaaaaagtccagagaaCTTAAACCTATAAAGGATCCCTGAGGACTACACCCAGAAAGTATCATTATTACTaagttattctcttttatttaaaaagtaattcctaACAATTCTGACCAACtatgaaaagaacagaacatgGCCAGTTgtcctgaaaacaaacaaaaacaaaaacttttaactaaaaaagaattgctggggtgcctgggtggctcagttggtaagcataggccttcggctcaggtcatgatcccagggtcctgggatggagtcccacacagggctccctgctcagcggggagcctgcttgttcctctccctctgcccttccccccttgtgtgcgctctctctctcaaataataaaatcttcaaaaaaaataaaaataaaaaagaattgccaCCACATTGTACAGATGATCAGTAGCAAATTTCACTTTCAGATTCTCAAAGTCACCCTCCAACTGATGAATACTTCATCAAACATACACAGAGTTTTAGGTGACTTTGGCAATAGCTGTTACAGATTAATGTTTTCTAACAAAGCATATAAAAACAactcacagaggcagaggcaggaataAAATGGTGAAGCGTTTCCCAGGTCAGATTTTTAGAGTCATGTTTCATTTCTTATTGAAATTATGTCAATGATTAAAATACCAGACACTCCCACAATGAATTCTaagcataaaaaaaaattccaaaggcaaGAGCAATGAATTTTGAGTTATTCAAACCACTATTATGATAACTACTACAAACTCTAACAGGCCATATAACTACATAACAAACCTATTTCAAACAATAATTCTAAAGAGTAAATCCAAGTACACAGCAAATATCTAGCATAAACCAATGTTATAAAGCCTTAAAACAATCTGATCTACAGTCCTTTTACATAGTCTTCAATTATAAATAGCAAGAAGGCATAACTCCTTACTCCTTTTTGGCTTCCTCTGAAGActtgttctcttccttctcttcattctcagGTTCTCCCTTTGGCTGCTCTGTCTCACTAGATGTAGCAGGTGGGGTTTCATTCTCTTGTTCTTCTACAGTAGAGACAGATTCCTCTGAACTTATGTCTGGTTCTAAAAAAATCAGGTGAGCAGAATTGCATCAAGTAGATCTATTAGAGCCCAAATCAATAAAAGGGTAAAAGTCTAATTTATTAAACAGAAAAGCCAAATGCTCCAATTGacagatgtattttaaaatgaacaaatgacgATCAGctgcagttttctttccttctttaggTCACTCAAATTGCCTATTCAGTGGGTTGTTTATCCAGACCATTATGTGACAAAAGGAGATGGGCCAGGCAATTATACAGAAAAACTCATTTTACCTCAAATCAAATCTCTTGTCCACTCTCTGCAATATTAATGATGAGATTCATAATTAAGAAATCATCTATTTCATAATTTAACAGACAAATCTTAGGAAGGGAATGAGTAACGGGAAATTAACACCTATTTTCCACGTTAAAGGACCGGGGCAAGTGCAGGAATCCAAAAGGGGAAACACTGAGGTCTGCAGTTGctaatctgtgtttttttttctcagcatgtCTCTTTAAGCAGTTACTACAAAACACAGTACCCCAAATATGGTTAAGTAGGGACTTCAAAGAAAAGGACTCTCCAGCAGCAAAACTTaggcaaaaaagtaaaagtatagGCTTGAAAAGTTTGGTCATTTAAATTATGTGAACAAATTACTATCATGATGAAAACTTCTAAGAGAACAAAAAAACTCCACTTCCTTCTTATATCcaaaacacatatatatagttCTAAAGGAATTTctaattttcaacaaattaaaattctaaactaTGAATTTCAGGACAGTCAACTATCATTTGTTGATTTCATCCTAGATTATGCTCTTCAACCAGAGTTGCATGAAGTTGAAAATCCTCCCATATAGGTTTAGCCAAAATTGAGGTTTTAGAGTAAGACACACCTGAATTCGAGTTCAGTCCTTATAACTTTCTAGGCTGCTATCTTAGGGCAAGTTCtttgatatttctaaattttagtaATCTTACCTCACAGATTTATCATGGGTATTGTATAAAATGCTTTATACGTGCACTTGCACTATGTGGGTGACTCCCATCCTCCTTTGGCCTCTCCTGCTGCTTCTAGAAGTATTTTGCAAAGTATCAAAGCTAACACATCATTTTAACAATGGTATCTGGTGATTCAGATAATAACtgtaagatgtatttttttaaacacaaatgtaTCTTTTACTGCCCCTCGCCCCACTGATTTAACTCCTGCGTAGGTAAGAACTTACTAGTAGTTAGTCATTATGTTTACTTATATATCGCCTTATtctaaaaaggatgaaaaaaaccGTTTACTGGGTTTTACTCTAACAGTAGAGctataaattcaatttcataTTCTCTTCTCAAGAATAACTGCTTAATAGTTGATGGATTAATAAGGGTGCAGTAACTCAACAGACACTGAGTATGCAGTATGTATAAGACACTGTTTCCAATTCATTGAACTattgtgtctgtctctgtgaaatgcaggatttataaaatttaaagtatgaaTGAAGcccaattatttttatatacaaaatactaTAATGGGAGATTACACACAGAACTTGTGAAGTGACTTCTGACCCTTTCTAAATTCCTGGTTGACTTTTCCAATACCCGAACTCTCAGCATGTATTCTGAAAACTGGTATGAGTGATTTTTGGCTTTAGCTGACTGCTAAGCAAATGTGGCTTAAGATGGGCCATCAAGTGGCTTATCTCCGTGCTGGACAAAATAACCAATTTCACCTCACCAACACCtctcattttttcaaatgctcaTTTCCATGTCTTCTAAGTGCCTTAGGCCCGTGTACCCAAGTTGGTTGTGCTATTCATCTGAGTATTTTGAAACAAAACCCAGGCTCAGCTGGAAAAAGAGTACATTCCTGCTGCACGGAGGGATAAATGTAACAGGgtacacatattttttattccCAATCTATGCTGGTCAGCAAATATTTAGTTCTAATAGCCACAACAGGGATGGCACTATGCGCTTATCCCTGGCAAACCAAAGATGAAACgcaagggagaaaggggaaaagggtaaggaaagaaagaaaaaagtcacaagaagaaaaagaaaaataagaaaagaaaaagaggtgatTAGAGATGCCATAAAGGAGCACTATTACCCAGGCTGATGGTTCTGCATTTCTCTTGATTCATTATGTTCCCAACTCTCTCTGGCCAATCTTTTCTCCACCAACACCAAATACAAACCAATACTCTGATTGCCCATTTGCTACCTTAAAGCCTCATGATGACTTCTGGGTGACCCTGCACTGTCCATCCTGAAGGCTCAAGTCCCCCGTTCTTCCACAGCCTTCATCCCCACGACACGGTATGCCCAAAAACTACTCTTTGACAGTTCCTGTTCTCgccaactattttcttttttaattccaagaACATGAGATGTTTGCCTTCTAAAACTCTTTAGAGACAAGATGAAATTCTTACTTTGCTCACTTTGGTCTGGAAGTGACATATACATAAGTACCACTTCTCTCTTTcaatgtcccccccccccaaaaatagccattgaaaaaagaacaattaagtTCAAAGGAATTTATGGGATACTCCAAACCGGAGTAAaaacttttgccattttaagttGTCTACTGCTTTACTTTACctggcttttcttcctccccttcagcAAGCTTGCTTTTGGGAGGAGTTTCCCGCGTAGAATTCACAGTTCGACGAATCGGCATGGTGCTATCTTCTACCTTCTAAGAAAAGAGACAGCCATAATCACACATGCATACggaaaattctcttttctctttctcaagggGCCTAACTGGGTGTCAGAAGATGAAGGAGAATTCTTCAAGTCGACTCCAGGATCTGATGCAAATTACTTTTAACAAGTTTTTTTGaagtaata
This window of the Ailuropoda melanoleuca isolate Jingjing chromosome 2, ASM200744v2, whole genome shotgun sequence genome carries:
- the HP1BP3 gene encoding heterochromatin protein 1-binding protein 3 isoform X4, which encodes MATDTSQGELVHPKALPLIVGAQLIHADKLGEKVEDSTMPIRRTVNSTRETPPKSKLAEGEEEKPEPDISSEESVSTVEEQENETPPATSSETEQPKGEPENEEKEENKSSEEAKKDEKDQSKEKEKKVKKTIPSWATLSASQLARAQKQTPMASSPRPKMDAILTEAIKACFQKSGASVVAIRKYIIHKYPSLELERRGYLLKQALKRELNRGVIKQVKGKGASGSFIVVQKSRKTPQKSRNRKNRSSAVDPEPQVKLEDILPLAFTRLCEPKEASYSLIRKYVSQYYPKLRVDIRPQLLKNALQRAVERGQLEQITGKGASGTFQELRPTWCRGVLS